The following DNA comes from Anastrepha obliqua isolate idAnaObli1 chromosome 1, idAnaObli1_1.0, whole genome shotgun sequence.
caaatttaagttcacagtgatgggttttacataataaaaccataaactcgcatactcctaaaattacttagttggctattttttttgtctcttttgactggattagttgtatatttacatatgtatctgtgtatATATGGTATGTGGGAATATTTAATTTACTGAATCataataagtaaatacatatacagaCGAATTTattgtgaatatatgtatgtacataaataagtctAAAAAAGTGGATGCAGACAGTTATTAGCGAACTATGTATtagtacttacatatacatacaatgtaacaaaaccaacaaattaGTTTACTAATTACATTGTGCCAGCTCAAAAGAGTTCAAATAAGTTCGATTGTTGGCCTCACTTAATCTGAATGCAATGGTGTTCCGGTTTCGTCACATTAGCTCCAGTTTTCGAGATAAATGCCTTGAAAAAGTCCTTCGAGGCCGCTAGATTGAAAAATATGGTAACATATGTTGATGACTtttgtatattataatatagtCCTGTGGAAAATTTTATCAGAATAGCttacttatttacaaaaaaagttaaaatttaaccaGATCCAGATTTGATAACAAAGAGTTAAAAAGCCCTAATTAAGAAATACCAACTATCAAAACCATTTCCCAAAAAAAGGTAAAACCCCGCGCACAGTGTTATTACTCGAAATCTTAAAACAAATGTAACAACTAAACTGGTTAGTTCCGATAAATAATAGATATTACAAGCAAAGCATTATGACCTGGCAATAAGAATCCAAGGAATAAAAAAAgcgttataaattatttttaattattgaacAAAGGTAAAACTGTCATTAAAGACAAAtcattttattggaaaaagcaaCTTTGTTTGGCACCGAgcatactttaataaaaataaatacatacacttcTGACAAAACAACTTACATCAACATAACATTTTCTATCTAATAAGAATTAAATTGCTGGttgttaatggaaaatttaaattatactgTGCAACAGCACTTTTGCACCAGAAAAGCGGTCATGAATAGATAGCCCTCGcctcagttatttttttatttttttttaaatgttacatGTAAATAAggtaaatttttgatagaaaagCATTATttgatctttatttttttacaaattttgtaaaacattttaacatCGTAGTGTATCAATTTACAGgtcaattctatttttttttttaagaaaaatacctGTACCTTTCGGATTATAAGGACACttttactaggttgttcaataagagACGGCGGCGTTAGTActagccaaatttttttttgtcacagtattttctacaatttttctactttttttctaaatattaaaatgtatttatgtatcaaTGTATATAAGTAaactttaatgtataaatatgtatgtattgttatatatatatatttggccgagctcctcctcctatttatggcgtgcgtcttgatgttgttccccaaatggagggacctacagtttgaagccgatcccgaacggcagatattttttatgagtagctttttcatggccgtacaagccttgaagaagATCCCCGTCAAGGACGccaaaaaatagcaacaacaacagaaatcgtaaaaaaatacaggaaatcgtattggaaagtggtcaagtgactgaaagagaacAATGGAACTAAAACTCATTCGAGTGCGATTTTCTCAGATTTGTCCCCTAGCCAAATATATGCGTGGAaagcattttttatcaaatgctGAGGTCATAACAACTGTGcaggcgtattttgcagccctttcaGATTTTCTCTTCAGGtgtggaattcataaattggaatctcgttggaacaagtgtattgaggTTCAGGGAGATTATATACGtgtgaataataaagtgtatttcaaaccatgaaCTTGTGTTTTCCTCCGTAAAACTTATTGAGCAACCTAATATATGTcccaatagaaaaaaattaaattttttgtaatgtgCAATTAATTACTTACGTATGacatgtattaaaatttaaaaattcatctaATAAAAGTTGAATATTAAAATCATGACAGagcttgaaaaacaaaaaaaaattattttttaatgggtACATATTAggacgggtcgatttaaaaatcgctcattgctctgttaaaatcgtattctagggatcaaaataagaaactttgacaaaggaaccatacctcaaaaacgaattctgatgtcccccaatgtgggtcgaacgaaaaatcccactttgacccatttagagtactccaatcgagtccaaatgtatgaccgacccccactaactttggacggcccatccacccatgccagtggcacaccccctggaactcccctggggggttccccatacaatcatttcaaaatatcacaatttttggcctttacatgagaaaagaaactaaaaagttcaacccaaattgggggacatcagaattcgttttagaggtatggttccttcggcaaagtttcttattttgatccctagaatatgattttcatagagcaatgggcgatttttttgcctccccacaaatagACCCGGCCTAGTACATATACTATAAGGATCTCTCACGCGACGTCAAAACCAATAAAATACTTTAAAGCGaatgttaatgtttttttcgGACCGAAGACACGGCCACAATTCTGAATGTTATGCAGCCATTTCCGTTTCCAGAAAGGTAGGCGCCAATCATGAACTACTCCTCATTAAATAAACTATCAACCAATAGGATTGACCAGAAAGTGGAAATAATGACTCATCAAGAGAGAGTTTCCTTAATATATTGTTGTGATCGATGATTCCCAGTTCAAATATGGTCACAGTTATCTAGTGACACTAACAGGATAGAGCAGAACATCCCTTGCATAGAAAagtatatacttatactttCACATAATGCAATGCCGTACCAGTCGTAGTCTTCTACTCTCCTACTGATACTGAAAATGTGATCGGCGAATTATCTTTGTGATTGATAATCGCACGCAGTCTTTCGAAATCAAGCATCCAAACAGAAGGATAATGCGTCTGGCAGGTGAAGGTACCCCGcccgatactaaccacctagcAGATACCCACTTAAATCCACTCACCTGACACCTCTCTCCGTCCAACCTgccgaaacagcatgtttccaaGGCCttccgttagatgagttagacagTTAGACGATAAGGGtcggtgactacaccgcactggcaGTGCAGGTGTTATAACAGTGTGGTGTCCTCTCTCCTTCCTACTCAACATCTCTGTCTTGAAATCGCACCAAGCACTAGGGGAGTTTCACTGATCTCTTTTGCTGATGATTGTTCGATATTGGCGTTCGCCAGTGACATTAATGGCTTATATTTGAAGATAAACGGTTGTGTCTGATTTTTTCACTGCCCCTAGCCTAACATTCTACCCTCGTTCCTacgacagccggttctacgttaccgaaacgacccggatttatgtccgtccaaagactgtcactccagcacctTTCCCCCATACATCttgttacaataacaacaataataacaacgcTCTGCCCTACAAAATGCACGGCTATTCTATTTACCACACTGACGAATGAGATCAAATTCCAACATCCAAGTTGATGACCCAGCAACTCCGACTGTTAATTAGCCCAAGTTACTGGATGTCACTCTCCTTCTCGCCGCATGCAAGAGCTATCACATCTTAAGTCCAAAGCTCCAACATGATCGTCAAATCGCTAGCCGATAGCACCTGacgcaaagaaaaataaaagttgcTAGCAACTTTGCTAGCCGATCTGATCGCCCGGGCCTAGAAGTGCGCAGTGGATGAAGCTACAAACCTATCAAATACCGAATTCGGCTTCTGAGGTCTTCTAAGTTAAAGGGCATAAAACAAttctcagcaagcagtttctgcttggatGGTACTGCAAGTGACTGCTGAAAGTGGAGACCCTTCCGAGACCTACATTCCCCCTGAtattcggttctacgttaccggaacgacctggatttactatatatcccgccaaggactgtcactccagcagcacaccccgtacatgtatggggaatgtctttgctgatacaacaacaacaaccttccTACGGGCGTTAGAAATCATCTCCTCCAACTTACACGATTTGCTTACACAGATCTTAGTgaaacttataaaatataaaattatacactgaaatattattaattgaAAAGATGGTGGCCAGGTTTCGATCACAccacaaaaattgttcaattgaACGCCGatcctaaaattttaaaacaaagagTCTATTTAGTTTGTaagttctttattttaatattttatacaaatatactaCTTGGTaacttttaagcttttaacccgaaacatacacatacatattaaaaatgtaaaatccaTAATACAATATTCTCAAAActctttcaaacattttttttattgcaaacgtttaccaaacttttttgtagaaataaCAACTTTTCAAGAAAggattttttctaattcttttttcaaatttttgcacACTTTTCTGTGTGCTTCTGGCAATTTCTTTTAGTGTTTAGTACGTTCGTCACAACTATATTTGCAAGTGGAATCCAGTAAGAGTTCCACGTTAGccattatataatatgttagtgtataaaaaattttaacttaatttgcacattttttgtaaaaaataagctaaaaacaaatgaatgtttttcaaaatgtaaATACACAGATGAACTTTGCGACATCGATGAAAGAACcaataatttgaataataaaacaTGTACTATTGTTAAACAATTCGTTGCATTTATGCAGTTGAGGTAAATACTGGTTAGGGATGATACATGAAAAACTGGTATTTTTGAATCACTTTGAGTAATATTAATATATCTGCAGTATTTCTGCATTGTCTTGGTTTTTAGTATTGAAGGAAGCATGAATTTTTGTATAACGTTTTTTTGTAGTTAAGTTAATCCTATTGTAAAAAACGATACTTTACAAACAATTTATCTTGACTACTTGAGCTGAACGAAGCACAACAGTTTTcagatttgaagaaaaatgcTTTAGAGATCATCTAAATGTTTTCATGCTTGTTGATTTACCAATTGCACATAATTTGCTGGGAAGAGACCATAACGGTTCTTGCATAATCCACGCCACCAACCTTCATCGATCTATAAAACCAAGACTTATATAAAtagattttagtaattttaattaAGCTTTCTTACCATTTCGATATGAGTGATTGTATCATCGGGATCAAATGATATTTCGTCGTCATCAGCGGCTTGGTAATCATAGAGAGCAATCGCATGGATGCCCGTGTCTTCGATGTAGTCAGCTAAATTATCGGAATTGGCATAAATGGCCTCTTCAGAAGCTGCATCCGGAGCTGCTGTAGGAGCGGCAGTATTGTCAATTGTTGCTACTTCCTCTTCTTTCTTAGCGTTTACTGGCGGTGACTGATTGATTTGATGTTTTGATTCttgttgctgctgatgttggTTTTGTTCAACACTGGCCCTATTCTCGTAGACTGGTTCTTGTATTGACGATTCTGGGGACGATAATTGTGGTGGTGTTATTATATTCTGTATTTCAATAGAAGGGATGACATCAGGTGGTGGTCGGGTAACAGTGATATTTTTTTGTACGTTATTAACGGCCAGTTGAACTTCTTGGTTTTCTTGTTTCTCTTCCAATTGCTTAGACACTTGAACAGGCTCGGCTTTTGGAATGATTATAGGTTCTTTGCGTACTGCAGTAGGATTTTCTGTTGTCGGTGATTGCATTTGATTAAAAGCACTAATTGCATTGCTGATGCCACCTTCCCGACCCGTCGAAATCGACGATCGACTGCCCTTTGCCGGCGGAGCTCGTGCTTCTTCTGCCGCTGGTAGTGGCGTATTTTCAATTATAGTCCTTTTAGATGCTTCTTCACGATCACGACGATCTTTTTCTTCTCGCAATCTCTTCTGTTCATCAGTTCGTTTACGATTTTCTTCTTCTGAGTTCTTAGCAAGGTTCTCAAATTTAGCACGTAAATTCGAAGGCTTGGCTCCTTCGATATTCGGTTTTACTTTAGTATAAGTGGTGCCAATCTGTTGCTTTTCAGCATCATCGAAACCAGCAGCCGACTTATCCATGCGATCTTTTTGTATGCCGAATTTACCTCCAAAAccctaaaattcaataaaagctcataaatatttataattacatatatgtaatttaacattaaaaaaagtaagcgGGAGATAAAATTAACTCACAACTTTATGGTCTATTTGGCTTTCATGCTTTTGTGGTGCTTCTTTATGATCCCAACCCATAGCAGATTTATCTTTACGGTCCTCCTGAATACCAAATTTACCACCGAATCCCTTCGAATAATCTTCAACGAAAATAAAATCGATTATTCCTTTGAGTAATTTCTCCATATCTTGCTTACCTTTTTG
Coding sequences within:
- the LOC129253034 gene encoding src substrate cortactin; this translates as MWKATAGLQLQNTQPEADDDWETDPDFVNDVSEQEQRWGSKTVEGSGRTAGAIDMEKLRFETEKADQDKKRKELEEQNPGYGYGGKFGVQTDRMDKSAVGHDYRSTVEKHASQKDYSEGFGGKFGVQKDRVDKSAAGWDHIEKVEKHASQKDYATGFGGKFGVQSDRVDKSAVGWDHVEKVEKHESQKDYSKGFGGKFGIQEDRKDKSAMGWDHKEAPQKHESQIDHKVGFGGKFGIQKDRMDKSAAGFDDAEKQQIGTTYTKVKPNIEGAKPSNLRAKFENLAKNSEEENRKRTDEQKRLREEKDRRDREEASKRTIIENTPLPAAEEARAPPAKGSRSSISTGREGGISNAISAFNQMQSPTTENPTAVRKEPIIIPKAEPVQVSKQLEEKQENQEVQLAVNNVQKNITVTRPPPDVIPSIEIQNIITPPQLSSPESSIQEPVYENRASVEQNQHQQQQESKHQINQSPPVNAKKEEEVATIDNTAAPTAAPDAASEEAIYANSDNLADYIEDTGIHAIALYDYQAADDDEISFDPDDTITHIEMIDEGWWRGLCKNRYGLFPANYVQLVNQQA